Proteins encoded within one genomic window of Oceanithermus desulfurans:
- a CDS encoding HAD family hydrolase: MADTVFFDVGGTLILAHPLHWLKPVLDRWGVAADWSRLAEAAPPAFDFYNAHHLQARSFEEALELWRATDRTILEGLGVEDADEVADRLVAAWDDPAIWPLAPHAHEVLAALKARGKKLVVVSNWDGLLPRVLEVVGLAPYFDAVVVSALVGAAKPDARIFNEALARSGARPEATLHVGDSPEADAGGAAAVGITPLLVDPVDPQRDLRTVLEVA; encoded by the coding sequence GTGGCCGATACCGTCTTTTTCGACGTGGGGGGCACGCTCATCCTGGCCCACCCGCTCCACTGGCTGAAGCCCGTCCTCGACCGCTGGGGGGTGGCCGCCGACTGGAGCCGCCTCGCCGAGGCCGCGCCGCCGGCGTTCGACTTCTACAACGCCCACCACCTCCAGGCCCGCTCGTTCGAGGAAGCCCTGGAGCTCTGGCGCGCCACCGACCGCACGATCCTCGAGGGTCTTGGGGTGGAAGACGCGGACGAGGTCGCGGACCGGCTGGTGGCCGCCTGGGACGACCCGGCCATCTGGCCGCTGGCTCCCCACGCGCACGAAGTGCTCGCGGCCCTGAAGGCGCGCGGCAAGAAGCTGGTCGTCGTCTCCAACTGGGACGGGCTGCTGCCGCGGGTGCTCGAGGTGGTGGGCCTCGCCCCCTACTTCGACGCCGTGGTGGTCTCGGCCCTGGTGGGGGCGGCCAAGCCCGACGCCCGCATCTTCAACGAGGCGCTCGCGCGCTCCGGAGCCCGGCCCGAGGCGACGCTGCATGTGGGCGACAGCCCGGAGGCCGACGCCGGGGGCGCGGCGGCGGTAGGGATCACCCCGCTGCTCGTCGACCCCGTGGACCCGCAGCGCGACCTGCGCACGGTGCTGGAGGTGGCATGA
- a CDS encoding carboxymuconolactone decarboxylase family protein, translating into MSVRKKIWGKNAERIAEALERLDPDLARYIQDFAYEEVMARPGLDLKTRELLAITALIALGNPGELKTHLRGALANGATEREVRETIIHSALFLGFPRALGAMKVFSELLARTDERGA; encoded by the coding sequence ATGAGCGTACGCAAGAAGATCTGGGGCAAGAACGCCGAGCGGATCGCCGAGGCGCTCGAGCGCCTCGACCCCGACCTGGCGCGCTACATCCAGGACTTCGCCTACGAGGAGGTGATGGCGCGGCCGGGGCTGGACCTGAAGACCCGCGAACTGCTGGCCATCACCGCGCTGATCGCCCTGGGCAACCCAGGCGAGCTCAAGACCCACCTGCGCGGCGCCCTGGCCAACGGAGCGACGGAGCGCGAGGTGCGCGAGACGATCATCCACAGCGCGCTCTTCCTGGGCTTTCCGCGGGCGCTGGGCGCGATGAAGGTCTTTAGCGAGCTCCTGGCGCGCACGGACGAACGCGGAGCCTGA